The proteins below are encoded in one region of Dasypus novemcinctus isolate mDasNov1 chromosome 13, mDasNov1.1.hap2, whole genome shotgun sequence:
- the LOC101425548 gene encoding Fc receptor-like protein 3, with amino-acid sequence MLTMKWRSVHQLLGWGNQENTEGGRRCECAFVLSVDLSLSLSFAVPGTGESYAQSKAVLLFHPPWTTIFQGEVMTMTCREVTFSETKRALWMFKGNWISNYYLNTIQVTTAGEYQCQTRTSSLSDPVNLVVSSDWLILQVPHSIFEGDRVILSCRGRKEENVDEIIYYKDGKKLHTFTRNSSFVITKAVSDNNGFYTCTTSGKSYASSGTRTSNLVRIEVQELFPHPVLTASSYQPVKGSSVTLTCETQLSPQRPDAQLQFHFFRDGRALGSGWSRLTEAPDLH; translated from the exons ATGCTGACGATGAAGTGGAGAAGTGTCCATCAGCTACTTGGGTGGGGCAACCAAGAAAACACAGAAGGAGGAAGAAGGTGTGAGTGTGCATTTGTGTTGAGtgttgatctctctctctctctctcttttgcagTTCCAGGCACAGGAGAGTCCT ATGCCCAGTCAAAAGCTGTGCTCCTCTTCCATCCTCCATGGACCACCATTTTCCAAGGTGAGGTAATGACAATGACATGCAGAGAAGTCACTTTCTCTGAAACAAAGAGAGCACTGTGGATGTTTAAAGGAAATTGGATTTCAAATTACTATTTAAACACTATTCAAGTGACAACTGCTGGAGAATACCAATGTCAGACTAGGACTTCAAGCCTCAGTGACCCTGTAAACTTGGTGGTGTCTTCAG ACTGGCTGATCCTCCAGGTACCACACTCTATCTTTGAAGGTGACAGAGTGATTCTGAGCTGccggggaaggaaggaagaaaacgtAGATGAAATTATTTACTATAAGGATGGGAAAAAACTTCATACTTTTACAAGAAATTCAAGCTTCGTCATTACAAAAGCAGTCTCTGACAACAATGGCTTCTACACCTGCACTACTTCTGGGAAAAGTTATGCATCTTCAGGGACTAGAACTTCAAACCTTGTAAGGATTGAAGTTCAAG AGCTGTTTCCACATCCTGTACTGACAGCCAGCTCCTACCAGCCTGTAAAAGGGAGCTCAGTGACCCTGACCTGTGAGACCCAGCTCTCTCCACAGAGACCAGATGCCCAGCTTCAGTTCCACTTCTTCCGAGATGGCAGGGCCCTGGGGTCAGGCTGGAGCAGGCTCACCGAAGCTCCAGATCTCCACTAG